One Halomonas sp. THAF5a genomic region harbors:
- a CDS encoding monovalent cation/H+ antiporter subunit D → MMQHLIVLPVVLPLVVGLLLLRSRHGAMRTHRTVGVAATALLVAVAAVMLARAAGGEVTYYALGGWQPPFGIVLVLDRLSALMVMVTAVLALGCVIFACAGDDERGSNFHGLFQLQLMGINGAFLTGDLFNLFVFFEVLLLASYALLIHGGGKSRIQSAVHYVVLNLVGSSLFLISVGVLYGATGTLNMADMAVRLSALPAEREGLVIAGGLMLLVVFGLKAAILPLYFWLPRAYAAAPAPVAALFAIMTKVGIYAILRVYTLIFGEQAGGLEALERPWVWWLSLATMVVAGIGVLAARDLRLLVAYLVVISVGTLLAGIGMGSPEAVSALLYYLVHSTLVTGGLFLLAEMIGLQRGKASTRLVKGRPLRDGRRLAGLFFVGAVAVAGLPPLSGALGKALLMDAAVSWQQPWLWPVLLGTGLAALVALSRAGSTLFWRSHDGEAGGEALTRARWLGAGGLLAASPLLVALAGPVSDYTRATADQLADPDVLVRAVLSDAGESP, encoded by the coding sequence GTGATGCAGCACCTGATCGTTCTTCCCGTCGTCCTGCCGCTGGTGGTGGGACTACTCCTGCTGCGCAGCCGGCACGGCGCCATGCGCACCCATCGCACGGTGGGCGTCGCCGCCACCGCCCTGCTGGTGGCGGTGGCCGCGGTAATGCTGGCCCGGGCCGCCGGCGGCGAGGTCACCTACTACGCGCTGGGCGGCTGGCAGCCGCCCTTCGGCATCGTGCTGGTGCTCGACCGCCTCTCGGCACTGATGGTCATGGTCACCGCGGTGCTGGCGCTGGGCTGCGTGATCTTCGCCTGCGCCGGCGACGACGAGCGCGGCAGCAACTTCCACGGCCTCTTCCAGCTGCAGCTGATGGGCATCAACGGCGCCTTTCTGACCGGCGACCTGTTCAACCTCTTCGTCTTCTTCGAGGTGCTGCTGCTGGCCTCCTATGCGCTGTTGATCCACGGCGGCGGCAAGTCGCGGATCCAGTCGGCGGTGCACTACGTGGTGCTCAACCTGGTCGGCTCGTCGCTGTTCCTGATCAGCGTAGGCGTGCTCTACGGCGCCACCGGCACCCTCAACATGGCCGACATGGCCGTGCGCCTCTCGGCGCTGCCGGCCGAGCGCGAGGGGCTGGTCATCGCCGGCGGCCTGATGCTGCTGGTGGTGTTCGGCCTCAAGGCCGCCATCCTGCCGCTCTATTTCTGGCTGCCGCGGGCCTATGCCGCCGCCCCGGCCCCGGTCGCCGCGCTCTTCGCGATCATGACCAAGGTCGGCATCTACGCCATCCTGCGGGTCTACACGCTGATCTTCGGCGAGCAGGCCGGGGGCCTGGAGGCCCTCGAGCGCCCCTGGGTGTGGTGGCTGTCGCTGGCGACCATGGTGGTGGCCGGCATCGGCGTACTGGCGGCCCGGGACCTGCGCCTGCTGGTGGCCTACCTGGTGGTCATCTCGGTGGGCACGCTGCTGGCCGGCATCGGCATGGGCTCGCCGGAAGCCGTCTCCGCCCTGCTCTACTACCTGGTGCACAGCACCCTGGTCACCGGCGGGCTCTTCCTGCTGGCCGAGATGATCGGCCTGCAGCGGGGCAAGGCGAGCACCCGGCTGGTCAAGGGGCGTCCGCTGCGCGACGGCCGCCGCCTGGCCGGACTCTTCTTCGTCGGGGCGGTCGCCGTGGCCGGCCTGCCGCCGCTGTCCGGCGCCCTCGGCAAGGCGCTGCTGATGGACGCCGCCGTGAGCTGGCAGCAGCCGTGGCTGTGGCCGGTCCTGCTCGGCACCGGCCTCGCCGCCCTGGTCGCCCTCTCGCGGGCCGGTTCGACGCTGTTCTGGCGCAGCCACGACGGCGAGGCCGGCGGCGAGGCGCTCACGCGTGCGCGCTGGCTGGGCGCCGGCGGCCTGCTCGCCGCCTCACCGCTGCTGGTCGCCCTGGCCGGGCCGGTCAGCGACTACACCCGTGCCACCGCCGACCAGCTGGCCGACCCGGATGTGCTGGTGCGTGCCGTCCTGTCTGATGCCGGAGAGTCCCCATGA
- a CDS encoding Na+/H+ antiporter subunit C, translating into MESLYAITTGVLTACGLYLTLRGRTFPVVVGLTLLSYAVNLFLFSMGGLTTGAAAIIDGQSRFADPLPQALVLTAIVIGFAMTAFVVILAMRARSELGNDHVDGRKREEPHR; encoded by the coding sequence ATGGAAAGCCTCTACGCCATCACCACCGGCGTGCTGACCGCCTGCGGGCTCTACCTGACGCTGCGCGGGCGGACCTTCCCGGTCGTCGTCGGGCTGACCCTGCTCTCCTATGCGGTCAACCTCTTCCTGTTCTCCATGGGGGGACTGACGACCGGCGCCGCGGCGATCATCGACGGCCAGTCGCGGTTCGCCGACCCCCTGCCCCAGGCGCTGGTGCTGACCGCCATCGTGATCGGCTTCGCCATGACCGCCTTCGTGGTGATCCTGGCCATGCGCGCCCGCAGCGAGCTGGGCAATGACCACGTCGACGGTCGCAAGCGAGAGGAGCCCCACCGGTGA
- a CDS encoding monovalent cation/H+ antiporter subunit A — protein MTLLWIALLPLLGVLIPAFTAQRGRHFCSLATAALPALALLLTLAQLPSLAAGETLRVAAEWMPTLGLELAFRLDGLSVLFNLLILGIGLLILLYAHFYLSPEEPFGRFYAYLILFMASMVGIVMADNLLLLWLYWELTSLSSFLLIGFWSHRSDARKGARMALTVTGAGGLALLAGLLLLGDMAGSYDMQVVLDSGGAILADPRYPWMLGLVLLGAFTKSAQFPFQFWLPHAMAAPTPVSAYLHSATMVKAGIFLMARLHPAIAGSELWTVVVSLTGMATLLYGAWFALLKTDLKGILAFSTVSHLGLITVLLGIGSPMALLAALFHILNHAAFKAALFMCAGIIDHETGTRELKRLGGLRRAMPVTALLTTLAGAAMAGVPLFNGFLSKEMFFTETLESPVLGGLSWLMPVLATLGGILSVAYSLRLVHAVFFKPAREAPPKSPHEPPRLMRAPVALLVAICVLVGLAPVLAEGLLGLALTPVLGEALTFHLAIWHGVNLPLAMSGVALVAGVAMYARHANLQRLLKGFRPVDARLVFEGSVQRLTARAETILRGIDNGSQQRYVGLLLLASLVVAGVGLSGMPLLTGDQGNQPIDGVLLVGAGLMIFGGLGTAATHRYRLISLLMLSVVGLIVSLTFARFSAPDLALTQLSVEVVTMILLMLALYFLPQRTSRETSAPRHARDIVLAGALGMAVASLNYAVLTRDTTSLSSFFLENSVSGGGGHNVVNVILVDFRGFDTLGEITVLALAGLAIFKLLRRLRLFMPHSDTEGRLWSPDRYPAILTSISMALLPLALLVSAFIFLRGHNLPGGGFIAGLVTSVAMILLYMARGVEWAQERLQFEYQPVAVAGVGIATLTGLGSWLFGEPFLTSAFGHFHLPLIGDFELATAMLFDLGVYLAVVGATLMILANLGKVTTPHSPAKGAPASDENLSRSSKEKH, from the coding sequence ATGACACTGCTGTGGATAGCCCTGCTGCCCCTGCTGGGGGTGCTGATACCCGCGTTCACCGCGCAACGTGGGCGACACTTCTGCTCCCTGGCCACCGCGGCGCTACCCGCGCTGGCGCTGCTGCTGACCCTCGCCCAGCTGCCGAGCCTGGCGGCCGGCGAGACGCTGCGCGTCGCCGCCGAGTGGATGCCCACCCTGGGCCTCGAGCTCGCCTTCCGGCTGGACGGCCTGTCGGTGCTCTTCAACCTGCTGATCCTGGGCATCGGCCTGCTGATCCTGCTCTACGCGCACTTCTACCTGTCGCCGGAGGAGCCCTTCGGGCGCTTCTACGCCTACCTGATCCTCTTCATGGCCTCCATGGTCGGCATCGTGATGGCCGACAACCTGCTGCTGCTGTGGCTCTACTGGGAGCTGACCAGCCTCTCCTCCTTCCTGCTGATCGGCTTCTGGTCGCACCGAAGCGACGCCCGCAAGGGGGCGCGCATGGCGCTGACCGTGACCGGCGCCGGCGGCCTGGCCCTGCTCGCCGGGCTGCTGCTGCTGGGCGACATGGCCGGCAGCTACGACATGCAGGTGGTGCTCGACAGCGGCGGCGCCATCCTCGCCGACCCGCGCTACCCCTGGATGCTCGGTCTGGTGCTGCTCGGCGCCTTCACCAAGTCGGCGCAGTTCCCCTTCCAGTTCTGGCTGCCCCACGCCATGGCGGCGCCCACGCCGGTCTCGGCCTACCTGCACTCGGCGACCATGGTCAAGGCGGGCATCTTCCTGATGGCCCGCCTGCACCCGGCGATCGCCGGCAGCGAGCTGTGGACGGTGGTGGTATCGCTGACCGGCATGGCGACGCTGCTCTACGGCGCCTGGTTCGCGCTGCTGAAGACCGACCTCAAGGGCATCCTGGCCTTCTCCACGGTCAGCCACCTCGGCCTGATCACGGTGCTGCTGGGCATCGGCAGCCCCATGGCGCTGCTCGCCGCGCTCTTCCACATCCTCAACCATGCTGCCTTCAAGGCGGCGCTGTTCATGTGCGCCGGCATCATCGACCACGAGACCGGCACCCGCGAGCTCAAGCGCCTGGGCGGCCTCCGGCGCGCCATGCCGGTCACCGCCCTGCTGACCACCCTGGCGGGGGCTGCCATGGCCGGGGTGCCGCTGTTCAACGGCTTCCTGTCCAAGGAGATGTTCTTCACCGAGACCCTCGAAAGCCCTGTACTCGGCGGGCTGAGCTGGCTGATGCCGGTGCTCGCCACCCTGGGCGGTATCCTCTCGGTGGCCTACTCGCTGCGCCTGGTGCATGCGGTGTTCTTCAAGCCGGCTCGCGAGGCGCCGCCCAAGTCGCCCCATGAGCCGCCCCGGCTGATGCGCGCCCCGGTGGCGCTGCTGGTGGCGATCTGCGTGCTGGTCGGCCTCGCCCCGGTGCTGGCCGAGGGCCTGCTGGGCCTGGCGCTCACGCCGGTGCTCGGCGAGGCGCTGACGTTCCACCTGGCGATCTGGCACGGCGTCAACCTGCCGCTGGCCATGAGCGGGGTGGCGCTGGTCGCCGGGGTGGCGATGTACGCCCGCCATGCCAACCTGCAACGCCTCCTGAAGGGCTTTCGCCCGGTGGACGCCCGCCTGGTGTTCGAAGGCAGCGTGCAGCGGCTGACCGCCCGGGCCGAGACGATACTGCGCGGCATCGACAACGGCTCCCAGCAGCGCTACGTCGGCCTGCTGCTGCTGGCCTCGCTGGTGGTGGCGGGGGTCGGGCTCTCCGGCATGCCGCTGCTCACCGGCGACCAGGGCAACCAGCCCATCGACGGCGTGCTGCTGGTGGGCGCCGGCCTGATGATCTTCGGCGGCCTCGGCACCGCCGCCACCCACCGCTACCGCCTGATCTCGCTGCTGATGCTCTCGGTGGTGGGCCTGATCGTGTCGCTGACCTTCGCCCGCTTCTCGGCGCCCGACCTGGCGCTGACCCAGCTGTCGGTGGAGGTGGTGACCATGATCCTGCTGATGCTGGCGCTCTACTTCCTGCCCCAGCGCACCTCCCGTGAGACCTCGGCGCCGCGCCACGCCCGCGACATCGTGCTGGCCGGGGCCCTGGGCATGGCGGTGGCGAGCCTCAACTACGCGGTGCTGACCCGCGACACCACCAGCCTCTCGAGCTTCTTCCTGGAGAACAGCGTGTCGGGCGGCGGGGGCCACAACGTGGTCAACGTCATCCTCGTCGACTTCCGCGGCTTCGATACCCTGGGCGAGATCACCGTGCTGGCCCTGGCGGGACTGGCCATCTTCAAGCTGCTGCGGCGCCTGCGCCTGTTCATGCCCCACAGCGACACCGAGGGCCGACTCTGGTCGCCCGACCGCTACCCGGCGATCCTCACCTCCATCTCCATGGCCCTGCTGCCGCTGGCGCTGCTGGTATCGGCGTTCATCTTCCTGCGCGGCCACAACCTGCCCGGCGGCGGCTTCATCGCCGGGCTGGTCACCTCGGTCGCCATGATCCTGCTCTACATGGCCCGCGGCGTGGAGTGGGCCCAGGAACGGCTGCAGTTCGAGTACCAGCCGGTGGCCGTCGCCGGGGTCGGCATCGCGACCCTGACCGGGCTCGGCAGCTGGCTGTTCGGCGAACCGTTTCTCACCTCGGCCTTCGGCCACTTCCACCTGCCCCTGATCGGCGACTTCGAGCTGGCCACCGCCATGCTCTTCGACCTGGGCGTCTACCTGGCGGTGGTCGGAGCTACCCTGATGATCCTCGCCAACCTGGGCAAGGTCACCACGCCCCACAGCCCGGCCAAGGGCGCCCCGGCCAGCGACGAGAACCTGTCCCGTTCCAGCAAGGAGAAACACTGA
- a CDS encoding putative monovalent cation/H+ antiporter subunit A, which translates to MQLAVLGGFAMAGLAPLLHQWFGSRTPGVMALLPAAIAAWLLGQWPAIAAGEVLRLEWAWVPGLDITLTFLIDGLAWLFALLITGIGALVLVYSGEYLRGDRDLPRFLVVITAFMMSMLGLVLADNLVTLFVFWELTSITSYLLIGFHHTDPAARKAALQGLFVTVGGGLALLAGLIMLAGAGDSWSLAELVERGDALRQHPLYTPLLLCLLVGAFTKSAQFPFHFWLPNAMAAPTPVSAYLHSATMVKAGIYLLARLHPALGGTELWVTTLSLVGAVTMATGAFLAIRHTNVKTLLAYSTVMALGTLTLLLGLGTPGALTAFVVFLLAHSLYKGALFMVAGILDHETGTKDVTAMGGLRRTMPRTAVVAGVAALSLAGLPPLLGFVGKEAMLAAVLEADAWRPLLLLLAFSAAFLTLAVAAIVALRPFFGAARETPRAPHEAPPAMLAGPALLAALSLGAGLAPGLLDPLVAATLAGIGAPGADPHLALWHGLNLPLVLSLASLALGLLTYRHWDRLRGRLARLAPLMARGPEAGYEALMAGMVAVAEWQTRLLQNGHIRHYLAVTLLVLVGLVGHALFFRHAFTLDVALAVYLHEAVVAGLMVAGAVAACVMRSRLAAVAALGVMGFSIALTFVLFSAPDLAITQLLVETLTVILLVLVLFRLPRFATLSTPLERLRDLIVAVLTGGLITALMLAVLSGERLPRISDYMIANSQPLGHGHNIVNVILVDFRALDTLGEIFVLALAAVGVYAMLRFHARDGYRPDRHGREHESRRGIPPGEGRDG; encoded by the coding sequence ATGCAACTCGCCGTGCTGGGCGGCTTCGCGATGGCGGGCCTGGCCCCGCTGCTGCATCAGTGGTTCGGGTCCCGAACGCCGGGGGTGATGGCCCTGCTGCCCGCCGCCATCGCGGCCTGGCTGCTCGGCCAGTGGCCGGCGATCGCCGCCGGCGAGGTGCTGCGCCTGGAGTGGGCCTGGGTGCCGGGGCTCGATATCACCCTGACCTTCCTGATCGATGGCCTCGCCTGGCTCTTCGCCCTGCTGATCACCGGCATCGGCGCCCTGGTGCTGGTCTACTCGGGGGAGTACCTGCGCGGCGACCGCGACCTGCCGCGCTTCCTGGTGGTGATCACCGCCTTCATGATGTCGATGCTCGGCCTGGTGCTTGCCGACAACCTGGTCACGCTCTTCGTCTTCTGGGAGCTCACCAGCATCACCTCCTACCTGCTGATCGGCTTTCATCACACCGATCCCGCCGCCCGCAAGGCGGCCCTGCAGGGGCTCTTCGTCACCGTGGGCGGCGGGCTGGCGCTGCTGGCCGGCCTGATCATGCTGGCCGGGGCCGGCGACAGCTGGTCGCTGGCCGAGCTGGTCGAGCGCGGCGACGCCCTGCGACAGCACCCGCTCTACACGCCGCTGCTGCTCTGCCTGCTGGTCGGTGCCTTCACCAAGTCGGCACAGTTTCCCTTCCATTTCTGGCTGCCCAATGCCATGGCGGCGCCCACGCCGGTCTCGGCCTACCTGCACTCGGCGACCATGGTCAAGGCGGGCATCTACCTGCTGGCGCGGCTGCATCCGGCGCTGGGCGGCACCGAGCTGTGGGTCACGACCCTCTCGCTGGTCGGCGCGGTGACCATGGCCACCGGCGCCTTCCTCGCGATCCGGCACACCAACGTCAAGACGCTGCTGGCCTACTCCACGGTGATGGCGCTGGGCACCCTGACCCTGCTGCTCGGCCTCGGCACCCCCGGAGCGCTCACCGCCTTCGTGGTCTTCCTGCTGGCCCATTCGCTCTACAAGGGGGCGCTGTTCATGGTGGCCGGCATCCTCGACCACGAGACCGGCACCAAGGACGTCACCGCCATGGGCGGGTTGCGTCGGACGATGCCGCGCACCGCCGTCGTGGCGGGGGTGGCGGCGCTGTCGCTGGCCGGGCTGCCGCCGCTGCTCGGCTTCGTGGGCAAGGAGGCGATGCTCGCCGCGGTGCTCGAGGCCGACGCCTGGCGGCCGCTGCTCCTGCTGCTCGCCTTCTCGGCGGCCTTCCTGACCCTGGCCGTGGCGGCCATCGTCGCCCTGCGCCCCTTCTTCGGCGCGGCCCGCGAGACCCCCAGGGCCCCCCACGAGGCGCCCCCGGCGATGCTCGCGGGGCCGGCGCTGCTCGCCGCGCTGTCGCTCGGCGCCGGCCTGGCGCCGGGCCTGCTCGACCCGCTGGTGGCGGCCACCCTGGCCGGCATCGGTGCACCCGGCGCCGACCCCCACCTGGCCCTGTGGCACGGGCTCAACCTGCCGCTCGTGCTGTCGCTCGCGAGCCTGGCGCTGGGCCTTCTGACCTACCGCCACTGGGACCGGCTGCGGGGCCGGCTCGCACGCCTCGCGCCGCTGATGGCGCGCGGCCCCGAGGCCGGCTATGAGGCGCTGATGGCCGGCATGGTGGCCGTCGCCGAGTGGCAGACCCGGCTGCTGCAGAACGGCCACATCCGCCACTACCTGGCCGTGACCCTGCTGGTGCTGGTCGGCCTGGTGGGCCATGCGCTCTTCTTCCGCCACGCCTTCACCCTCGATGTCGCCCTGGCGGTCTACCTCCACGAGGCGGTGGTCGCCGGCCTGATGGTCGCCGGGGCCGTGGCGGCCTGCGTGATGCGCTCGCGCCTGGCGGCCGTGGCGGCGCTCGGGGTCATGGGCTTCTCCATCGCCCTGACCTTCGTGCTGTTCAGCGCCCCGGACCTGGCGATCACCCAGCTGCTGGTCGAGACCCTGACGGTCATCCTGCTGGTGCTGGTGCTGTTTCGCCTGCCGCGCTTCGCCACCCTCTCGACGCCCCTGGAGCGACTGCGCGACCTCATCGTCGCCGTGCTCACCGGTGGGCTGATCACCGCGCTGATGCTGGCGGTGCTCTCCGGGGAGCGCCTGCCGCGCATCTCGGACTACATGATCGCCAACAGCCAGCCGCTTGGCCACGGCCACAACATCGTCAACGTCATCCTGGTCGACTTCCGGGCGCTGGACACCCTGGGCGAGATCTTCGTCCTGGCGCTGGCGGCCGTCGGCGTCTATGCCATGCTGCGCTTCCATGCCCGGGACGGTTATCGCCCGGACCGACATGGCCGGGAGCACGAGAGCCGGCGCGGCATACCGCCGGGGGAGGGCCGCGATGGCTAG
- a CDS encoding Na+/H+ antiporter subunit B, with protein sequence MARGTLILNAAARLLLPLQLLFSLFLLLRGHDEPGGGFIAGLVAAAAFALYLFAFGRRPLNRMLAVSPRDLVAMGLLLGVGSTLPAWWVGEPFFTAQWWTIPIIDFKASTVLLFDVGVYLVVVGSVLTAITALVKTDQHDDER encoded by the coding sequence ATGGCTAGGGGTACCCTGATCCTCAACGCCGCGGCGCGGCTGCTGCTGCCGCTGCAGCTGCTCTTCTCCCTGTTCCTGCTGCTGCGCGGCCACGACGAGCCGGGTGGCGGCTTCATCGCCGGGCTGGTGGCGGCGGCGGCCTTCGCGCTCTACCTGTTCGCCTTCGGGCGTCGTCCCCTGAACCGGATGCTCGCGGTGTCCCCCCGGGACCTGGTCGCCATGGGGCTGCTGCTCGGGGTGGGCTCGACCCTGCCGGCCTGGTGGGTCGGCGAGCCCTTCTTCACGGCCCAGTGGTGGACCATCCCGATCATCGACTTCAAGGCCTCGACGGTGCTGCTCTTCGACGTCGGGGTCTACCTGGTGGTGGTGGGCTCGGTGCTCACGGCGATCACCGCCCTGGTCAAGACCGACCAGCACGACGACGAACGCTGA
- a CDS encoding Na+/H+ antiporter subunit C produces MEPLIAVAIGTLFAAAVYMMLRRSIVKLVIGLMLLSNAANLLIFATAGMVRGAPPLVPEGLTAPVGAVADPLPQALVLTAIVIAFGVLSFSVVLVRRAWEIVGADDLDKMRDTDS; encoded by the coding sequence ATGGAACCCCTGATAGCCGTCGCAATCGGCACGCTCTTCGCCGCCGCCGTCTACATGATGCTGCGGCGCTCCATCGTCAAGCTGGTCATCGGATTGATGCTGCTCTCCAACGCCGCCAACCTGCTGATCTTCGCCACGGCCGGCATGGTGCGTGGCGCCCCGCCGCTGGTGCCCGAGGGGCTCACGGCGCCGGTGGGCGCGGTGGCCGACCCGCTGCCCCAGGCGCTGGTGCTCACGGCCATCGTCATCGCCTTCGGGGTGCTGTCGTTCTCCGTGGTGCTGGTGCGCCGCGCCTGGGAGATCGTGGGCGCCGATGACCTGGACAAGATGAGGGACACCGACTCGTGA
- a CDS encoding Na+/H+ antiporter subunit D has product MTPQIALPILIPLLSGAVSLLFWRSRSMQRFLAVAGTASLLLTSLWLLATVQRDGIQVMQMGGWTAPFGISLVADLLGAIMVVLTGIIGFAVALFSLATVGRGHEAYGYFPLMHLLLAGVAGAFLTGDIFNLYVWFEVMLVASFALLILGSEKAQMEGAIKYVTLNLVSSVVFLVAVGLLYGMVGTLNMADIARRLATLENDGMADVLAMMFMVAFGIKAAAFPLFFWLPASYHTPPVAVSALFAGLLTKVGVYALYRVFTLIFHHSPGYTHEILLWGAGFTMLSGVLGAAAQFEFRRILSFHIVSQIGYMILGLALFTPLAIIGGVFYIIHHIIVKTNLFLVSGIVHRLRGTYQLKALGGVYRSHPWLAVLFLIPALSLAGMPPLSGFLAKFIVIRAGLEAEAYGVTFIALLVGLLTLYSMIKIWAEVFWKAAPEAQGEPPPVVAPRGMWLMSATVAGLGLCTLFIGLNAGPIYALAEASADQLLAPERYIEAVLGSGVEPDATGEETP; this is encoded by the coding sequence GTGACGCCCCAGATCGCGCTGCCCATCCTCATTCCGCTGCTGTCCGGCGCCGTGTCGCTGCTGTTCTGGCGCTCCCGGAGCATGCAGCGCTTCCTCGCCGTGGCCGGCACGGCGAGCCTGCTGCTGACCAGCCTGTGGCTCTTGGCCACGGTGCAGCGCGACGGCATCCAGGTCATGCAGATGGGCGGCTGGACGGCGCCCTTCGGCATCAGCCTGGTGGCCGACCTGCTGGGGGCGATCATGGTGGTGCTCACGGGCATCATCGGCTTCGCCGTGGCGCTCTTCTCGCTGGCCACGGTGGGGCGCGGCCACGAGGCCTATGGCTACTTCCCGCTGATGCACCTGCTGCTGGCGGGGGTCGCCGGGGCCTTCCTCACCGGCGATATCTTCAACCTCTATGTCTGGTTCGAGGTGATGCTGGTGGCCTCCTTCGCGCTGCTGATCCTGGGCAGCGAGAAGGCGCAGATGGAGGGGGCGATCAAGTATGTCACCCTCAACCTGGTCTCCTCGGTGGTCTTCCTGGTCGCCGTGGGGCTGCTCTACGGCATGGTCGGCACGCTCAACATGGCCGACATCGCGCGGCGCCTGGCGACCCTCGAGAACGACGGCATGGCCGACGTCCTGGCGATGATGTTCATGGTCGCCTTCGGCATCAAGGCGGCGGCCTTCCCGCTGTTCTTCTGGCTGCCGGCCTCCTACCACACGCCGCCGGTGGCGGTCTCGGCGCTGTTCGCCGGCCTGCTGACCAAGGTCGGGGTCTACGCGCTCTACCGGGTGTTCACGCTGATCTTCCACCACAGCCCCGGCTACACCCACGAGATCCTGCTGTGGGGCGCCGGCTTCACCATGCTCTCCGGGGTGCTCGGCGCGGCGGCGCAGTTCGAGTTCCGCCGCATCCTGTCGTTCCACATCGTCAGCCAGATCGGCTACATGATCCTGGGACTGGCGCTCTTCACCCCCCTGGCGATCATCGGCGGGGTCTTCTATATCATTCACCACATCATCGTGAAGACGAACCTCTTCCTGGTCAGCGGCATCGTCCATCGGCTGCGCGGGACCTATCAGCTCAAGGCGCTGGGCGGCGTCTACCGCAGCCACCCGTGGCTGGCCGTGCTGTTCTTGATCCCGGCCCTGTCGCTGGCCGGCATGCCACCGCTCTCGGGCTTTCTCGCCAAGTTCATCGTGATTCGTGCCGGCCTCGAGGCCGAGGCCTATGGGGTGACCTTCATCGCCCTGCTGGTGGGCCTGCTCACCCTCTACTCGATGATCAAGATCTGGGCCGAGGTGTTCTGGAAGGCGGCACCGGAGGCGCAGGGCGAGCCCCCGCCGGTTGTCGCCCCCCGGGGGATGTGGCTGATGTCGGCGACGGTCGCGGGGCTTGGGCTCTGCACGCTCTTCATCGGCCTCAATGCCGGGCCGATCTACGCCCTGGCCGAGGCCTCGGCCGACCAGCTGCTGGCGCCCGAGCGCTACATCGAGGCGGTTCTTGGATCCGGAGTCGAGCCGGACGCGACGGGGGAGGAGACGCCATGA
- a CDS encoding Na+/H+ antiporter subunit E, whose protein sequence is MIGAAWNLMLGFAWVVLTGDFSGRNLLAGLLFGYLVLALIQPQVPALAGYAQRLPRLIRFIGFFLKELVMANLKVSYDIITPTWYMKPGVIAMPLRATTEFEIALVANLITLTPGTLSLDVSDDRRVLYIHAMFLDDEPALRRSLAELERRALALFH, encoded by the coding sequence ATGATCGGAGCCGCCTGGAACCTGATGCTCGGCTTCGCCTGGGTCGTGCTGACCGGCGACTTCAGCGGCCGCAACCTGCTGGCCGGGCTGCTCTTCGGCTACCTGGTGCTGGCGCTGATTCAGCCCCAGGTGCCGGCGCTGGCCGGCTATGCCCAACGCCTGCCGCGGCTGATCCGTTTCATCGGCTTCTTCCTCAAGGAGCTGGTGATGGCGAACCTCAAGGTCTCCTACGACATCATCACCCCGACCTGGTACATGAAGCCGGGCGTGATCGCCATGCCGCTGCGGGCCACCACCGAGTTCGAGATCGCCCTGGTCGCCAACCTGATCACGCTGACGCCGGGCACCCTGAGCCTGGACGTCTCCGATGACCGCCGCGTGCTCTATATCCATGCCATGTTCCTGGACGACGAGCCGGCGCTGCGGCGCAGCCTGGCCGAGCTCGAGCGCCGGGCGCTGGCCCTGTTCCACTAG
- a CDS encoding monovalent cation/H+ antiporter complex subunit F produces the protein MSPVILVSLALMVLALCLAFVRLFRGPSLPDRVVALELFSSILVGIIGVIAIATDVPSLLDVAIVMALMAFMAAIGFARFLERGGPRDD, from the coding sequence GTGTCCCCCGTGATCCTCGTGAGTCTGGCGCTGATGGTCCTGGCGCTCTGCCTGGCCTTCGTGCGCCTGTTCCGCGGCCCCAGCCTGCCGGACCGGGTGGTGGCCCTGGAGCTCTTCTCGTCGATCCTCGTCGGCATCATCGGCGTGATCGCCATCGCCACCGACGTGCCGAGCCTCCTGGACGTGGCCATCGTCATGGCGCTGATGGCCTTCATGGCCGCCATCGGCTTCGCCCGCTTCCTGGAACGCGGAGGGCCTCGCGATGATTGA
- the mnhG gene encoding monovalent cation/H(+) antiporter subunit G produces the protein MIEHLEGGLVLAGAFFMFLAALGVVRLPDLLTRMHATTKAATLGIALIMLAVALHFAEVAVVARAFGVILFIMMTAPVAAHVIGRAGYIVGARLWAGTVKDELKPHFDPLTRDLRSGTPAEERERRSPDEPDPS, from the coding sequence ATGATTGAGCACCTCGAGGGCGGCCTGGTGCTGGCCGGCGCCTTCTTCATGTTCCTGGCGGCGCTGGGGGTGGTGAGACTGCCCGACCTGCTGACCCGCATGCACGCCACCACCAAGGCGGCGACGCTCGGCATCGCCCTGATCATGCTGGCCGTGGCGCTGCACTTCGCCGAGGTGGCGGTGGTGGCGCGGGCCTTCGGGGTGATCCTCTTCATCATGATGACCGCCCCGGTGGCGGCCCACGTGATCGGCCGGGCGGGCTACATCGTCGGCGCCCGGCTCTGGGCGGGCACCGTCAAGGACGAGCTGAAGCCCCACTTCGACCCCCTGACCCGCGACCTGAGAAGCGGCACGCCCGCCGAGGAGCGCGAGCGCCGCTCCCCCGACGAGCCCGACCCCTCCTGA
- a CDS encoding DUF2256 domain-containing protein: MHRKPHLPHKVCAHCARAFAWRRKWARCWDEVRHCSERCRREARRQVRSS, from the coding sequence ATGCACCGCAAGCCGCATCTCCCGCACAAGGTCTGCGCCCACTGCGCGCGCGCCTTCGCCTGGCGACGCAAGTGGGCACGCTGCTGGGACGAGGTTCGCCACTGCAGCGAACGCTGCCGTCGCGAGGCCCGCCGCCAGGTGCGATCGTCATGA